In Rhodobacter xanthinilyticus, a single window of DNA contains:
- a CDS encoding ABC transporter permease: MSGLAVAATIARRELRGGVRGFRVFLACLVLGVAAIAAVGLVREAIRSGLADQGAELLGGDARLEFTYRAASAEERAWIEGRAGAVSEVVSLRSMAGSGDDRALTQLKAVDDAYPLIGALELDPPVGPGALAGVGGLPGAFLDPLLADRLGLAPGDRFTLGGIDFVLMARLLREPDSLGTGMAFGPRSIVSLDALRGTALLAPGALYETEYRVAFPQGTDLAAEKAAAVARFEGAGMRWADSRRASPAAERFTDRLGSFLVLVGLAGLAVGGVGISATVAGWLERKAATVATLRALGASGAVIRGAFLIQLAVLTALGLAGGVTLGAGAVWAASGPIAAALPFKVEIALSARPLAEAALYGALIAAIFALWPLARMSEMRAALLYRASGRARRVPPLRALVVIGALGAVLLAAAVMFSGLKGLTLAAFAAVTGALLVLALVARGVRWLARRAGAAARGRPIWRTALAAMGAPRSEAGAVIVSLGLGLSVLAAVGQVDAGLRGAIARDLPKTAPAFFAIDIQPDQLAAFRDRLTGMPDVTKVETAPMLRGVITEINGRPAREVAGDHWVLRGDRGVTYAEAPREALTEGAWWAPDYAGPPLVSVAAKEAGELGLKLGDRLTVNILGRDIEAEIASFRAVDFATMGIGFVLTFNPAALSAAPHSALATIYAPPAAEAGIMRALAQEFPNVTAIGVRETIGRVSEALGAIARATLMAAGVTLVTGFVVLIGAAASGEAARAREAALLKTLGATRGMILGAFALRAALMGAAAGVVAIGFGGLAGWAVVDLVMGAEFRFAPASAIAIVAGGVVAVLAANLIFARGALGARPAQVLRAPE, encoded by the coding sequence ATGAGCGGGCTTGCGGTCGCGGCCACCATCGCGCGGCGCGAGCTGCGCGGCGGGGTGCGCGGGTTTCGGGTGTTTCTGGCGTGCCTTGTGCTCGGCGTGGCGGCGATTGCGGCGGTGGGGCTCGTGCGCGAGGCGATCCGGTCGGGGCTGGCCGATCAGGGGGCGGAGCTTCTGGGCGGCGATGCGCGGCTCGAGTTCACCTATCGCGCGGCGAGCGCTGAGGAGCGCGCCTGGATCGAGGGGCGGGCGGGCGCGGTCTCCGAGGTGGTGAGCCTGCGCTCGATGGCGGGGTCGGGGGACGATCGCGCGCTGACCCAGCTCAAGGCGGTCGATGATGCCTATCCGCTGATCGGGGCGCTCGAGCTTGACCCGCCGGTCGGGCCGGGCGCGCTGGCGGGGGTGGGGGGGCTGCCGGGCGCGTTTCTCGACCCGCTTCTGGCCGATCGGCTGGGCCTTGCGCCGGGCGATCGGTTCACGCTCGGGGGGATCGACTTCGTGCTGATGGCGCGGCTCCTGCGCGAGCCCGATTCGCTGGGCACCGGCATGGCCTTCGGGCCGCGCTCGATCGTCTCGCTCGACGCGCTGCGCGGCACGGCGCTTCTGGCGCCCGGCGCGCTTTATGAGACGGAATATCGCGTGGCCTTCCCGCAAGGCACGGATCTTGCTGCAGAAAAAGCCGCCGCCGTGGCGCGGTTCGAGGGCGCGGGGATGCGCTGGGCGGATAGCCGCCGCGCGAGCCCGGCGGCCGAGCGCTTCACCGACCGGCTGGGCAGTTTCCTCGTGCTTGTCGGGCTCGCGGGGCTCGCGGTCGGCGGGGTGGGGATCTCGGCGACGGTGGCGGGCTGGCTCGAGCGCAAGGCGGCGACGGTCGCGACGCTGCGCGCGCTTGGCGCGAGCGGGGCGGTGATCCGCGGCGCCTTCCTGATCCAGCTCGCGGTGCTGACCGCGCTGGGGCTCGCGGGCGGCGTGACCTTGGGCGCGGGGGCGGTTTGGGCGGCCTCCGGGCCGATCGCGGCGGCGCTGCCCTTCAAGGTCGAGATCGCGCTCAGCGCGCGGCCCTTGGCGGAGGCGGCGCTTTACGGGGCGCTGATCGCGGCGATTTTCGCGCTCTGGCCGCTCGCGCGGATGAGCGAGATGCGCGCGGCGCTGCTCTACCGGGCGAGCGGGCGGGCGCGGCGGGTGCCGCCGCTGCGGGCGCTGGTGGTGATCGGGGCGCTGGGCGCGGTTCTGCTGGCGGCCGCGGTGATGTTTTCGGGGCTGAAGGGGCTGACGCTCGCGGCCTTTGCGGCGGTGACGGGGGCGCTTTTGGTGCTCGCGCTCGTCGCGCGCGGGGTGCGGTGGCTCGCGCGGCGGGCCGGGGCGGCGGCGCGCGGGCGCCCGATCTGGCGCACCGCCCTTGCCGCGATGGGCGCGCCGCGCTCCGAGGCGGGGGCGGTGATCGTGTCGCTCGGGCTCGGGCTCTCGGTTCTGGCGGCGGTGGGGCAGGTCGATGCGGGCCTGCGCGGGGCGATCGCGCGCGATCTGCCGAAGACGGCGCCGGCGTTTTTCGCCATCGATATCCAACCCGATCAGCTCGCGGCCTTCCGCGACCGGCTGACCGGCATGCCCGATGTGACCAAGGTCGAGACCGCGCCGATGCTGCGCGGGGTGATCACCGAGATCAACGGCCGCCCGGCGCGCGAGGTGGCGGGGGATCATTGGGTGCTGCGCGGCGACCGGGGCGTGACCTATGCCGAGGCGCCGCGCGAGGCGCTGACCGAGGGGGCATGGTGGGCGCCCGATTATGCGGGCCCGCCGCTCGTTTCGGTGGCGGCGAAGGAGGCCGGCGAGCTCGGGCTGAAGCTCGGGGACCGGCTGACGGTGAATATCCTCGGGCGCGATATCGAGGCCGAGATCGCCTCGTTCCGGGCGGTGGATTTCGCGACGATGGGGATCGGGTTCGTGCTGACCTTCAACCCCGCCGCGCTCTCGGCGGCGCCGCATTCGGCGCTCGCCACGATCTATGCGCCGCCCGCGGCCGAGGCGGGGATCATGCGCGCGCTGGCGCAAGAGTTCCCCAACGTGACCGCGATCGGCGTGCGCGAGACGATCGGGCGGGTCAGCGAGGCGCTCGGCGCGATTGCGCGGGCGACCTTGATGGCGGCCGGGGTGACGCTGGTGACGGGCTTTGTGGTCCTGATCGGGGCGGCGGCCTCGGGCGAGGCGGCGCGGGCGCGCGAGGCTGCACTGCTCAAGACGCTCGGCGCGACGCGGGGGATGATCCTCGGGGCCTTTGCGCTGCGGGCCGCGCTGATGGGGGCGGCGGCGGGCGTCGTCGCGATCGGCTTTGGCGGGCTCGCGGGCTGGGCGGTGGTCGATCTGGTGATGGGGGCGGAGTTCCGCTTCGCGCCGGCCAGCGCGATCGCCATCGTCGCGGGGGGCGTCGTCGCGGTTCTGGCGGCGAACCTGATCTTTGCGCGCGGCGCGCTTGGTGCCCGCCCCGCACAGGTCTTGCGCGCGCCGGAGTGA
- the hemC gene encoding hydroxymethylbilane synthase: protein MPSETDPLKIGTRGSPLALAQAHETRRRLMAAHGLPEGAFEIVVIKTTGDNAALIAADKPLKELGGKGLFTKEIEEAMLAGRIDIAVHSMKDMPVAQPEGLVLDCYLPREDVRDAFVSPKVARLMDLPEGAVVGSSSLRRRAQLANRRPDLRMVEFRGNVQTRMKKLSEGVAEATFLAMAGLNRLGMAEVARSAIAPEEMLPAVAQGAIGIERRGADGATAALLAPIHDRPTGERLAAERAFLATLDGSCETPIAGLAILEGGAIWLRGEILRPDGSEAIAGERRGAISDAAELGADLARELLGLAPKGFFDWRG from the coding sequence ATGCCCTCCGAAACGGACCCGCTGAAGATCGGCACGCGCGGCAGCCCTCTGGCGCTGGCGCAGGCCCATGAGACCCGCCGCCGGCTGATGGCCGCGCATGGCCTGCCCGAGGGCGCCTTCGAGATCGTGGTGATCAAGACCACGGGCGACAATGCCGCGCTGATCGCCGCGGACAAGCCGCTCAAGGAACTGGGCGGCAAGGGGCTCTTCACCAAGGAGATCGAGGAGGCGATGCTCGCCGGGCGGATCGATATCGCGGTCCATTCGATGAAGGATATGCCGGTCGCGCAGCCCGAGGGGTTGGTGCTCGATTGCTACCTGCCGCGCGAGGATGTGCGCGATGCCTTCGTCTCGCCCAAGGTCGCGCGGCTGATGGATCTGCCCGAGGGCGCGGTGGTGGGCTCCTCGAGCCTGCGCCGGCGCGCGCAGCTCGCCAATCGCCGCCCCGATCTCAGAATGGTCGAGTTCCGCGGCAATGTGCAGACCCGGATGAAGAAGCTCTCCGAGGGGGTGGCCGAGGCGACCTTCCTCGCGATGGCGGGGCTGAACCGGCTCGGTATGGCCGAGGTCGCGCGCTCGGCGATCGCGCCCGAGGAGATGCTGCCCGCCGTGGCGCAGGGTGCGATCGGGATCGAGCGGCGCGGCGCCGATGGCGCGACCGCCGCGCTGCTCGCGCCGATCCACGACCGCCCGACGGGCGAGCGGCTCGCGGCCGAGCGCGCCTTCCTCGCGACCCTCGACGGCTCCTGCGAGACGCCGATCGCGGGGCTTGCGATCCTCGAAGGCGGCGCGATCTGGCTGCGCGGCGAGATCTTGCGCCCCGATGGCTCGGAGGCGATTGCGGGCGAGCGGCGCGGGGCGATCTCCGACGCGGCCGAGCTCGGCGCGGATCTCGCGCGCGAGCTTCTCGGCCTCGCGCCGAAGGGCTTTTTCGACTGGCGCGGCTGA
- a CDS encoding MFS transporter → MPLPASLRPIIRDPVLLLAGALLVLFGAHAATIAPYVSALAVTLFHLSDGAYSALLIVASGVSVAASVGFGILADQRANRRVIALASGGFLLTGTALMVLAPGPLVFVVAHALILPLSGSLFGQFFALARLAASLHPEAERPAILATLRAAFALPWVVVLPIWAVVFDAGAPLLVLYPVTLIFGGVLLGLVWRFWPKDGATRWPDPPSGLSFAQSLREMAEGRVLVRVLALGTVHGAVTLYLVVVGLVFAAIPGRGAADTALYAGIVAGLEVPFMLALPRVLGRVSQTALIWIGMGLYAVHLAGIPLLAETRWVWGLTLAGAAGGAVVLTQPMAYLQELLAARPGAGASLMALQKLAGDAICAAVFAVGTGLGGYGLAAGLGAGLGLVGAGALWALDRRGAR, encoded by the coding sequence ATGCCATTGCCCGCGTCCCTGCGCCCGATCATCCGCGACCCGGTGTTGCTCCTTGCCGGGGCGCTTTTGGTGCTCTTTGGTGCCCATGCGGCGACGATTGCGCCCTATGTCTCGGCGCTGGCGGTCACGCTTTTTCACCTCAGCGACGGGGCCTATTCGGCGCTGCTGATTGTGGCCTCCGGGGTCTCGGTGGCGGCCTCGGTGGGCTTTGGCATCCTCGCCGATCAGCGCGCGAACCGGCGGGTGATCGCGCTGGCTTCGGGGGGCTTCTTGCTCACCGGCACGGCGCTGATGGTTCTGGCGCCGGGGCCTTTGGTCTTTGTCGTGGCCCATGCGCTGATCTTGCCGCTTTCGGGCTCGCTCTTTGGGCAATTCTTCGCGCTGGCGCGGCTCGCGGCGAGCCTGCACCCCGAGGCGGAGCGCCCGGCGATTCTCGCCACGCTGCGGGCGGCGTTCGCGCTGCCCTGGGTGGTGGTCTTGCCGATCTGGGCGGTGGTATTCGACGCGGGGGCGCCGCTTTTGGTGCTTTACCCGGTGACGCTGATCTTTGGCGGGGTGCTGTTGGGCCTCGTGTGGCGGTTCTGGCCGAAGGACGGCGCGACGCGCTGGCCCGACCCGCCCTCGGGGCTCAGCTTCGCGCAGAGCCTGCGGGAGATGGCCGAGGGGCGGGTGCTCGTGCGGGTTTTGGCGCTGGGCACGGTGCATGGCGCGGTGACGCTCTATCTCGTGGTCGTGGGGCTGGTCTTTGCCGCGATCCCGGGGCGGGGGGCGGCCGATACCGCGCTTTATGCGGGGATCGTGGCGGGGCTCGAGGTGCCCTTCATGCTGGCGCTGCCGCGGGTGCTCGGGCGGGTGTCGCAGACCGCGCTGATCTGGATCGGCATGGGGCTTTATGCGGTGCATCTCGCCGGGATCCCGCTTCTGGCCGAGACGCGCTGGGTCTGGGGGCTGACGCTGGCGGGGGCGGCGGGGGGCGCGGTGGTGCTGACCCAGCCGATGGCTTACCTGCAGGAGCTCCTAGCGGCGCGGCCCGGGGCGGGGGCCTCGCTGATGGCGCTGCAAAAGCTCGCGGGCGATGCGATTTGCGCCGCCGTCTTCGCGGTCGGCACCGGGCTTGGCGGCTATGGGCTCGCGGCGGGGCTCGGCGCGGGGCTCGGGCTTGTGGGCGCCGGGGCGCTCTGGGCGCTCGACCGGCGGGGGGCGCGTTAG
- a CDS encoding FAD-binding oxidoreductase, which yields MAFLEALRAEIGAAQVLTGAEAAGFGREWTGHYHWTPLAVARPGSTAEVAAVMRLASAAGVAVVPVGGNTGLNGGTHAEGALMLSLARLNRVRGLNAATRTVVAEAGVVLERLHEVAAEAGLVFPLTFGAKGSAMVGGFLSTNAGGSNVVRHGSARALCLGLEVVLADGRVMDLMTELHKDNTGYDLRDLMIGAEGTLGVITAAVLKLVPAPAGYGTALIGVESLEVALDLLNRVQAGSGGAVEAFEFMPARYMDRLARLKPELACPFPPQPVNILIEIASTRADESPSALLEEILGGALEAGLIGDAVIAGSEAQRRKLWLMRESAAEITFTTPNLVDTDVAFPLDRLETFLHRMTARLAVLDPGAEELVIAHLGDGNIHYTAYPTRDDAGLRDTIRAAVAEEAVALGGSFSAEHGVGLSKRPTMAAHKNPVALEVMRAIKAALDPRGILNPGKTLP from the coding sequence ATGGCGTTTCTCGAGGCATTGCGGGCGGAAATCGGTGCGGCGCAGGTTCTGACCGGGGCGGAGGCTGCCGGGTTCGGGCGCGAATGGACCGGGCATTATCATTGGACGCCGCTGGCGGTGGCGCGGCCGGGGTCGACGGCGGAGGTGGCGGCGGTGATGCGGCTGGCCTCGGCGGCGGGGGTGGCGGTGGTGCCGGTGGGCGGCAATACCGGGCTCAATGGCGGCACTCATGCCGAGGGGGCGCTGATGCTTTCGCTGGCGCGGCTCAATCGGGTGCGGGGGCTGAACGCGGCGACGCGCACGGTGGTGGCGGAGGCGGGCGTGGTGCTCGAGCGGCTGCATGAGGTGGCGGCGGAGGCGGGGCTCGTCTTCCCGCTGACTTTCGGGGCGAAGGGCTCGGCGATGGTCGGGGGCTTTCTCTCGACCAATGCGGGGGGCTCGAATGTGGTGCGCCATGGCTCGGCGCGCGCGCTGTGTCTCGGGCTCGAGGTGGTGTTGGCCGACGGTCGGGTGATGGATCTGATGACCGAGTTGCACAAGGATAACACGGGCTATGACCTGCGCGATCTGATGATCGGGGCGGAGGGGACGCTCGGTGTGATCACCGCCGCCGTGCTCAAGCTCGTGCCGGCGCCGGCGGGCTATGGCACGGCGCTGATCGGGGTCGAGAGCCTCGAGGTTGCGCTCGATCTGCTCAACCGGGTGCAGGCGGGGTCGGGCGGCGCGGTCGAGGCGTTTGAATTCATGCCCGCGCGCTACATGGACCGGCTCGCGCGGCTCAAGCCGGAGCTTGCCTGCCCGTTCCCGCCGCAGCCGGTCAATATCCTGATCGAGATCGCCTCGACGCGGGCCGATGAGAGCCCGAGCGCGCTTCTCGAGGAGATCCTCGGCGGTGCGCTCGAGGCGGGGCTGATCGGCGATGCGGTGATCGCGGGGAGCGAGGCGCAGCGGCGCAAGCTCTGGCTGATGCGCGAATCAGCGGCCGAGATCACCTTCACGACGCCCAATCTCGTCGATACCGATGTGGCTTTCCCGCTCGACCGGCTGGAGACCTTCCTGCACCGGATGACGGCGCGGCTTGCGGTGCTCGACCCGGGGGCGGAGGAGTTGGTGATTGCGCATCTGGGCGATGGCAATATCCATTATACCGCCTATCCGACGCGCGACGACGCCGGTTTGCGCGACACAATCCGCGCGGCAGTGGCCGAGGAGGCGGTGGCGCTGGGGGGCAGTTTCTCGGCCGAGCATGGGGTCGGGCTCTCGAAGCGCCCGACGATGGCGGCGCACAAGAACCCGGTCGCGCTCGAGGTGATGCGCGCGATCAAGGCCGCGCTCGACCCGCGGGGGATCTTGAACCCGGGCAAGACGCTTCCGTGA
- a CDS encoding arylesterase, giving the protein MIGSVIKGLLRLASLRYGARGAGLNRLAGLFFVIFAAFGAPTLAAPVTVLALGDSLTQGYGLPPEDGLVPQLGRWLAAHGTEAELINAGVSGDTTAGGRARVEWSLTPEVGAVIVALGGNDLLRGLAPEEARANLDAILTTVGARGLPVLLVGLKAPGNYGAAYQADFDAIWPDLAAKHGALLLPDLLAPIAALPPETRAAEGLMQGDNIHPSAKGVAMVVEALGPKVQELVAKAAP; this is encoded by the coding sequence ATGATCGGGTCGGTCATCAAGGGGCTCCTTCGTCTCGCTTCCCTCCGATATGGGGCGCGCGGGGCCGGGCTCAACCGTCTGGCGGGGCTCTTTTTCGTGATATTTGCGGCCTTTGGCGCGCCGACGCTCGCCGCGCCGGTCACCGTGCTCGCGCTCGGCGACAGCCTGACCCAGGGCTATGGCCTGCCGCCCGAGGACGGGCTCGTGCCGCAGCTCGGGCGCTGGCTCGCCGCCCATGGCACCGAGGCCGAGCTGATCAACGCGGGCGTTTCGGGCGATACGACCGCGGGCGGGCGGGCGCGGGTCGAGTGGTCGCTCACCCCCGAGGTCGGCGCGGTGATCGTGGCGCTCGGCGGCAATGACCTGTTGCGCGGGCTCGCCCCCGAAGAGGCGCGCGCCAATCTCGATGCGATCCTGACCACGGTGGGCGCGCGCGGGCTGCCGGTTCTGCTTGTCGGGCTGAAGGCGCCGGGCAATTACGGCGCCGCGTATCAGGCCGATTTCGACGCGATCTGGCCTGATCTGGCGGCCAAACACGGCGCGCTCCTGCTGCCCGATCTGCTCGCGCCGATCGCCGCGCTGCCGCCCGAAACCCGCGCCGCCGAAGGGCTGATGCAGGGCGACAATATCCACCCCTCGGCGAAGGGCGTCGCGATGGTCGTCGAGGCGCTCGGGCCCAAAGTGCAGGAGCTCGTCGCGAAAGCCGCGCCCTAA
- a CDS encoding heavy metal translocating P-type ATPase, protein MTEPLSHTTFIIDGMHCGACTGRVERALAAEPGVASAAANLMARSARVEFAAPATPASLAAALAKAGYPVNEAQARLDIEGMTCASCAGRVERALAETPGVISAAVNLATQSAAVTYAQGAIAPSELARTVTDAGYPARVQTADAPPAPVAARQAAEARALKRDVIVASLLTAPVVFLAMVSHMYHPLHHWLARMIGEDVMWWIQFVLTALVLAFPGRRFLALGIPALLRGAPEMNSLVAMGALAAFGYSAVVMLAPGLLPPSALEIYFEAAATIVTLILVGRWLEARAKGRAGEAISRLVALRPATAQVRRPAGLVELPVEELAPGDIVEIAPGARIAVDGELIEGHGWVDESMLTGEPAPVEKTPGMKVTGGTVNGPAALAFRVTATGTDTVLARIIALVEEAQGQKLPVQALVDKVTRIFVPAVMGLSALTFVLWLAAGQGLTHALVAAISVMIIACPCAMGLATPVSILVGTGRGAELGLLFRRGDALQRLAEARIVAFDKTGTLTEGRPALTDLFPAAPDFTPEQILAIAAGAEARSEHPLAHAVLAEAAARGVAPARARAVKALPGRGLSAQVEGHEILLGNARALAEAGVDCTFLAPVAEALAREGKTPLWLAQDGRLAALMAVSDPLKKHAHDAVAALQYDGVEVALISGDMKATAESVGRTLGILRVVSEVLPEGKVAAVKDLRERAVTAFVGDGINDAPALAAADIGIAIGTGTDVAIEAADVVLMQGDPQGVARALALSRATMRNIKQNLFWAFAYNTALIPVAMGVLRPFGGPGLSPMLAAGAMAFSSVFVVTNALRLRRAGR, encoded by the coding sequence CCTGCGCGAGCTGCGCGGGCCGGGTCGAGCGCGCCCTCGCCGAGACCCCGGGCGTGATCTCCGCCGCCGTCAACCTCGCCACGCAAAGCGCCGCCGTCACCTATGCGCAAGGCGCCATCGCCCCCTCCGAGCTGGCCCGCACCGTCACCGACGCAGGCTACCCCGCCCGCGTGCAGACCGCCGACGCCCCCCCCGCCCCGGTCGCCGCCCGCCAGGCCGCCGAGGCGCGCGCGCTCAAACGCGATGTGATCGTGGCGAGCCTGCTCACCGCGCCGGTGGTGTTCCTCGCCATGGTCAGCCACATGTATCACCCGCTCCACCACTGGCTCGCGCGGATGATCGGCGAGGATGTGATGTGGTGGATCCAGTTCGTGCTGACCGCGCTCGTGCTCGCCTTCCCCGGGCGGCGCTTTCTGGCGCTCGGTATCCCCGCGCTCCTGCGCGGCGCGCCCGAGATGAACTCGCTCGTCGCGATGGGGGCGCTGGCGGCCTTTGGCTATTCGGCGGTGGTGATGCTCGCGCCGGGGCTCCTGCCGCCCAGCGCGCTCGAGATCTATTTCGAGGCCGCCGCCACCATCGTCACCCTGATCCTCGTCGGCCGCTGGCTCGAGGCGCGCGCCAAGGGCCGCGCCGGCGAGGCGATCTCGCGCCTCGTCGCGCTGCGCCCCGCCACCGCCCAGGTCCGCCGCCCCGCGGGGCTCGTCGAGCTGCCGGTCGAGGAACTCGCCCCCGGCGATATCGTCGAAATCGCCCCCGGCGCGCGGATCGCGGTCGATGGCGAGCTGATCGAGGGCCATGGCTGGGTCGATGAAAGCATGCTCACCGGCGAGCCCGCCCCGGTCGAGAAAACCCCGGGCATGAAGGTCACCGGCGGCACCGTGAACGGCCCCGCCGCGCTCGCCTTCCGCGTCACCGCGACCGGCACCGATACCGTTCTGGCGCGGATCATCGCGCTCGTCGAAGAGGCGCAGGGCCAGAAACTCCCCGTTCAGGCGCTCGTCGACAAGGTCACCCGCATCTTCGTGCCCGCGGTGATGGGGCTCTCGGCGCTGACCTTCGTTCTGTGGCTGGCCGCGGGCCAGGGCCTCACCCACGCCCTCGTCGCCGCGATCTCGGTGATGATCATCGCCTGCCCCTGCGCGATGGGGCTCGCCACCCCCGTCTCGATCCTCGTCGGCACCGGCCGCGGCGCCGAACTCGGGCTCCTCTTCCGGCGCGGAGATGCGCTCCAACGCCTCGCCGAGGCCCGGATCGTCGCCTTCGACAAGACCGGCACCCTGACCGAGGGCCGCCCCGCGCTGACCGATCTCTTCCCCGCCGCACCCGATTTCACCCCCGAGCAGATCCTCGCCATCGCCGCGGGCGCCGAGGCGCGCTCCGAGCATCCCCTCGCCCATGCGGTGCTGGCCGAAGCCGCCGCCCGCGGCGTCGCCCCCGCACGCGCCCGCGCGGTCAAGGCGCTGCCCGGGCGCGGGCTCAGCGCGCAGGTCGAGGGCCATGAGATCCTCCTCGGCAATGCCCGCGCGCTCGCCGAGGCCGGGGTGGATTGCACCTTCCTCGCGCCGGTGGCCGAGGCGCTTGCGCGCGAGGGCAAGACGCCGCTCTGGCTGGCGCAGGATGGCCGCCTCGCGGCGCTGATGGCGGTCTCCGACCCGCTCAAGAAACACGCCCATGATGCCGTCGCCGCGCTGCAATATGACGGCGTCGAGGTCGCGCTGATCTCGGGCGACATGAAGGCCACCGCCGAAAGCGTCGGCCGCACGCTCGGCATCTTGCGCGTGGTGTCCGAGGTTTTGCCCGAGGGCAAGGTCGCCGCCGTCAAGGATCTGCGCGAACGCGCTGTCACCGCTTTCGTCGGCGATGGCATCAATGACGCCCCTGCCCTCGCCGCCGCCGATATCGGCATCGCGATCGGCACCGGCACCGATGTCGCCATCGAAGCGGCCGATGTCGTGCTGATGCAGGGCGACCCGCAGGGCGTCGCCCGCGCACTCGCCCTTTCCCGCGCAACCATGCGCAATATCAAGCAAAATCTCTTCTGGGCCTTCGCCTATAACACCGCCCTGATCCCGGTCGCGATGGGCGTTCTGCGCCCCTTCGGCGGGCCCGGCCTCTCGCCGATGCTGGCCGCGGGCGCGATGGCCTTCTCCTCGGTTTTCGTGGTCACGAACGCGCTCCGGCTGCGCCGCGCGGGCCGCTAA
- a CDS encoding ABC transporter ATP-binding protein, which translates to MTDPIMTLNAARLTLDGNAGPVEILRGITLSVARGESLGLTGPSGSGKSSLLMLMGGLERATGGQIAALGHDLTAMGEDELARFRRANMGVVFQSFHLIPTMTALENVALPLEIAGAADAFARAEAELAAVGLGHRRGHYPAEMSGGEQQRVALARALAPRPAILLADEPTGNLDAANGAAVMDLIFGLQEAYGATLIMVTHAPELAARCGRVVRLADGQLVGEAVA; encoded by the coding sequence ATGACCGACCCGATCATGACCCTCAACGCGGCGCGGCTCACGCTCGATGGCAATGCCGGCCCCGTGGAAATCCTGCGCGGCATCACGCTGTCGGTCGCGCGGGGGGAAAGTCTCGGGCTGACGGGGCCTTCGGGGTCGGGCAAATCGTCTCTCCTGATGCTGATGGGCGGGCTCGAGCGCGCCACGGGCGGGCAGATCGCGGCGCTCGGCCATGACCTGACCGCGATGGGCGAGGATGAGCTGGCGCGCTTCCGCCGGGCTAATATGGGGGTGGTGTTTCAGTCTTTCCACCTGATTCCGACGATGACCGCGCTCGAGAATGTCGCGCTGCCGCTCGAGATCGCGGGGGCGGCGGATGCCTTTGCGCGCGCCGAGGCGGAGCTTGCGGCGGTCGGGCTCGGGCATCGGCGGGGGCATTATCCGGCGGAAATGTCGGGGGGCGAGCAGCAGCGCGTGGCGCTGGCGCGCGCGCTCGCGCCGCGGCCGGCGATCCTCTTGGCCGATGAGCCGACGGGCAATCTGGATGCCGCGAATGGCGCGGCGGTGATGGATCTGATCTTCGGGCTGCAGGAGGCTTATGGCGCGACCTTGATCATGGTCACCCATGCGCCCGAGCTTGCGGCGCGCTGTGGGCGGGTGGTGCGGCTCGCCGATGGGCAGCTCGTGGGCGAGGCGGTGGCATGA
- a CDS encoding lytic transglycosylase domain-containing protein, whose protein sequence is MQLSRRAVILSALALSACGGGPRESSKNVPTEMRPGETPEMRALIDRYADHYEVPRALVHRVVRRESSYNPTARNGQYYGLMQISPQTARGMGFRGEPGELLRAETNLKYAVKYLRGAWLCADGSHDRAVMWYSKGYYYEAKRRGILRETGLKS, encoded by the coding sequence ATGCAGCTCTCCCGCCGCGCCGTGATCCTGTCCGCGCTCGCCCTCTCCGCCTGTGGCGGCGGCCCGCGCGAATCCTCGAAGAACGTGCCCACCGAGATGCGCCCCGGCGAAACGCCCGAGATGCGCGCCCTGATCGACCGCTACGCCGATCACTACGAAGTGCCCCGCGCGCTCGTCCACCGCGTCGTGCGGCGCGAAAGCAGCTACAACCCCACCGCCCGCAACGGCCAGTATTACGGCCTGATGCAGATCTCGCCGCAGACCGCCCGCGGCATGGGCTTCCGCGGCGAACCGGGGGAACTCCTGCGCGCCGAAACCAACCTCAAATATGCGGTCAAATACCTGCGCGGCGCCTGGCTGTGCGCCGATGGCTCGCATGACCGCGCGGTGATGTGGTATTCGAAGGGCTATTATTACGAAGCCAAACGCCGCGGCATCCTGCGCGAAACCGGCCTCAAAAGCTGA